GCATCAAGCTCATGTACCGCTCCACCCGGCGGCTCGCGCTCTCGGAAGAGGGCGGCGCTTTTCTGGAGCGATGCAAACAGTTGCTCGGCGACTGGGAGATGGCGGAGAACGAAATCAGCGCGGGGCGGCACGCTGTCTCCGGTCACCTGATCGTCTCCGCGCCGGCGGCCTTCGGGCGCAAGCACGTGGCGCCGCACGCGCCCGCATTCCTGCGTCTTCATCCGGAAGTGCAGATCTCGTTCAACCTCACCGACCGGGTGGTGGATATCGTGCGGGAGGGCTACGACATGGGGATCCGTATCGGCGGTTCCGTCGATCCGAATTTCGTGGCCGTCAAACTGGCGCAGAACCGGCGGGTCGTGTGCGGCACGCCCGCGTACTTTGCGCGGCACGGCCGTCCCAAGACGCTGGAGGATCTGGCCAGGCACAACTGCCTGGCGTTCAACCTTCAGGGCGGGCAGCAGCGCGGCTGGTACTTCAAGCGTCAGGGCAAGCTCGTGACGACGCGCGTGGCGGGCAATCTCGACTGCAACGACGGCGAGTTGCTGCATCGCTGGGCGCTCGAGGGACTGGGGTTGGGGTGGCGTTCGACGTGGGAGATTCAGCGCGAGCTGCTCTCCGGCGAGCTGGAGACGGTACTGGACGAATACGCGCTGCCGGATTACGACATTCTCGCGGTCTATCCGCAGCAGCGCTTCCAGCCCGCACGGGTGAGGCTTTTCATCGAGCAGTTGCGCCAGATTTACGCGCGTCCGAACTACTGGATCGAAAACGCCTGACGCCGTGGGAAGGTTGGCAGTGTCGGCGCACCGGACCGGTCGTCGAGCGGCACCGATAGGGCGGGAGTTGATGATCGACATGAAATCCGCTAGAATCGCGGGTTCTGCAACCTTGCTGCACTGGTTCTGACGCCCAGGCAGCTTTGTCCATAAGG
This is a stretch of genomic DNA from Pandoraea faecigallinarum. It encodes these proteins:
- a CDS encoding LysR family transcriptional regulator — encoded protein: MDRFKQIETFVQVAEAGSLAAAALKEGVSPVILGRRIDALEKRLGIKLMYRSTRRLALSEEGGAFLERCKQLLGDWEMAENEISAGRHAVSGHLIVSAPAAFGRKHVAPHAPAFLRLHPEVQISFNLTDRVVDIVREGYDMGIRIGGSVDPNFVAVKLAQNRRVVCGTPAYFARHGRPKTLEDLARHNCLAFNLQGGQQRGWYFKRQGKLVTTRVAGNLDCNDGELLHRWALEGLGLGWRSTWEIQRELLSGELETVLDEYALPDYDILAVYPQQRFQPARVRLFIEQLRQIYARPNYWIENA